The following coding sequences lie in one Falco peregrinus isolate bFalPer1 chromosome 21, bFalPer1.pri, whole genome shotgun sequence genomic window:
- the GNL1 gene encoding guanine nucleotide-binding protein-like 1, producing the protein MPRKRPFSAKRKKQQLRDRRERKRGDAPAGPDSGPGSRSGSRERGSDAAPVEAGDPWPPPCRHDPGRFRLQLGGPRAEALARRRRRAQEELLELLPETALELDPDSIYGLGLDFPRRPPWSFAMSPEELRVREEAAFSAFLRSLREDQHPRGAEEGGSNGDDDEGGVAPFEHNLETWRQLWRVLEMSDIILLITDARHPALNVPPALATHVTRELGKGLILILNKVDLTSPAVATAWSHLLRRRFPSARVVPFTSAPQRIPMSGLQRRQRRGGGWSRAVGPRQLLEACESIVGGEVDLSSWRARLDRAEEAAARGEEEEEEEQQEEVGDGEEAGDDDEDSAGAMVAPRQWERYRHGILTLGCVGLPNAGKSSVLNALVGRSAVSVSRAPGRTRYFQTHFLTPRVRLCDCPGLVFPSHAPPALQVLAGVYPISQLQEPYSAVGFLASRLPLPLLLQLRPPSTAAGWTAWDICEAWAEKRGYKTAKAARNDVYRAANSILRLAADGRLRLCLRPPGYAAQKDLWEQHPETAALAALQEQGDPGARGSAPPGEGSTSEEEGSDSGEEVEPVEATPPASTGHNPFALLGEDEC; encoded by the exons ATGCCTCGCAAGCGGCCGTTCAGCGCGAAGcggaagaagcagcagctgcgcGATCGGCGCGAACGGAAACGGGGTg ATGCCCCGGCAGGGCCGGACTCGGGCCCGGGGAGCCGCAGTGGGAGCCGGGAACGGGGCAGCGATGCGGCCCCGGTTGAAGCGGGAGACCCGTGGCCCCCTCCCTGCCGCCACGACCCCGGCAG GTTTcggctgcagctgggggggcCGCGGGCCGAAGCCTTGGCGCGCCGCCGGCGCCGGGctcaggaggagctgctggagctgctgcccgAGACCGCCCTTGAGCTGGACCCTGATAGTATCTACGGCCTTG GGCTGGACTTCCCACGTCGGCCACCCTGGAGCTTCGCCATGAGCCCGGAGGAGCTGCGTGTGCGGGAGGAAGCAGCTTTCAGTGCCTTCCTCCGATCCCTCCGGGAGGACCAGCACCCCCggggggctgaggaggggggcaGCAATGGTGACGATGATGAAGGAGGTGTGGCACCATTCGAACACAACCTGGAG acATGGCGGCAGCTCTGGCGGGTGCTGGAAATGTCTGACATCATCCTCCTCATCACTGACGCCCGGCATCCG GCACTGAATGTGCCGCCAGCGCTGGCTACGCACGTGACGcgggagctggggaagggcttGATCCTCATCCTTAACAAAGTGGACTTGACCTCGCCTGCTGTGGCCACCGCCTGGAGCCACCTTCTGCGCCGCCGCTTCCCCTCCGCCCGCGTTGTCCCCTTCACCTCTGCCCCCCAACGGATCCCCATGTCTG GGCTGCAACGGCGGCAGAGGCGGGGGGGTGGATGGAGCCGAGCTGTGGGACCCcggcagctgctggaagcttgTGAGAGCATTGTAGGGGGAGAAG TGGACCTGAGCAGCTGGCGAGCACGGCTGGACCGGGCGGAGGAGGCAGCGGCAcggggagaggaagaggaggaagaagagcagcaggaggaggtgggggatgGTGAGGAGGCGGGTGACGATGACGAGGACAGCGCCGGCGCCATGGTGGCCCCCCGGCAGTGGGAGCGCTACCGGCATGGCATCCTCACGCTGGGCTGTGTTG GCCTGCCGAACGCGGGCAAGTCTTCGGTGCTGAATGCGCTGGTGGGGCGCAGCGCTGTCAGTGTCTCCCGTGCCCCTGGCCGCACCCGCTACTTCCAGACGCATTTCCTCACCCCCCGTGTCCGACTCTGCGACTGCCCAGGCCTCGTCTTCCCCTCCCACGCCCCCCCGGCTCTCCAG gtGTTGGCGGGCGTCTACCCCATCTCGCAGCTGCAGGAGCCCTACTCGGCCGTGGGCTTCCTGGCCTCCCGCCTCCcgctgccactgctgctccagctgcggCCTCCCAGCACCGCCGCCGGCTGGACCGCCTGGGACATCTGCGAAG CCTGGGCTGAGAAGCGAGGCTACAAGACAGCAAAGGCAGCCCGTAACGATGTCTACCGggcggccaacagcatcctgcgGCTGGCAGCGGATGGGCGACTCCGCCTCTGCCTGCGCCCCCCTGGCTATGCCGCCCAGAAGG ATCTGTGGGAGCAGCACCCTGAGACGGCAGCGCTGGCGGCGttgcaggagcagggggacCCAGGTGCGAGGGGCTCGGCCCCCCCTGGGGAGGGGTCCACCTCggaggaggaggggagtgacagcGGTGAGGAGGTGGAGCCTGTGGAGGCCACGccccctgccagcactggcCACAACCCCTTTGCGCTGCTGGGAGAGGATGAGTGTTAG